In Lathyrus oleraceus cultivar Zhongwan6 chromosome 2, CAAS_Psat_ZW6_1.0, whole genome shotgun sequence, the DNA window ATGTTGTTACTCACAATGGTGATATGAATAAAACGAGCATGCTTTTTTTGAGTAAACTCATTCATATTCACTCTACGTTTAATTCACTGTTTCTCTTTCTTTTATAAAAAACATAAAAACGATATcaatttttttttgcagaatGGAAGCAAAAACTCATGTCCTAGTATATGGAAATCCATTGTGAAAATCTGGCATACCATGAATGATATGGTGTATTGGAATACTGGAAATGGTGCCATAATTGATCTTTGAAAGGACAATTGGATCCAACCCGACCTTAACCTGGAACATTTGAGAACTAGTCCAATTGGGGAACATCAAATAGACAGAATCTCAGAGTTGAAGAATGACAATGGAGGATGTAATTTGGGTTATATTAAAAATAGTTTCCCTTAGGAAATTGCACAAAAGTTGGCAATTGTGAATCCCCCTAAAGCTGATAATGGTGAAGACACTTGTATGTGGAGATGAACTACTACAGATACCTTCATAGTCTCAAGTGCTTATGATTTATTTAGCTCATCTAACAATGGTTATATATCAGAGGCATGAAGAAGGATTTTGAATTTGGAAGTCCCTGAGAGAATAAGAACTTTCATGTGGATGGTGAAGCATAACTGCATCATTGCCAACCAACCAGTGGCTTGCTCAAAAGCACATTGGTAGCCCATTTTGTCCTGATTGCTCAAATGAGGATGAATAAGTCATTCATTTGCTAAGAGACCGTACTAATGCTAAACAAGTTTGGAACTATCTTGTGGGTACAAATAGGTGGGAAAATTCTTTTTGATTGTGACTTGCAGGAATGAATCACCATCAATCTAAATCTTACAAATGTGCAAAGATAGAGTGAGACTTGGGCAACCATTTATCATATGTTGTGATATTGGAGAAACCAAAGAAAGCACAACAAAGATTATGTCATGCCAACAAACCTTATGAATGAAATATCAAAAAGTAAGCAATTACCAAGCAAGCAGCAGACTGATCCAGAAGGTTCAAAAGAACATGGAATATACGATGCTTATCAGATGGTTTCCTCCTATTTCTAATTGGACAAGGCTCAAATGGATAAAGTGGTCAAAGTAAAATTGAAAGCAAGTTGTGGGGGAGTTTTAAGGGATATCAATGGAATATGGTGTGGATGATTTTCCAGCAATATGGGAAGTGGCACAACCATAGAAACAAAGCTGAGAGCCATTCAGGTTGGCCTTCAATATGCTTATGATTGAGGCCTTAGGAAATTTGAACTTCAATTTGATAATAAAGAGGCTTTTCAAGCTATAAACAAGAATGGCCCCAAACTAAAAGTAGGCAAGGTCATTCTTCAGAAAATAAAATTGCTTCTCAACTGGGACTGGGAGGTTATGATAAAATTGCTTCTCAACTGGGACTGGGAGGTTATGATATAGCATATTTTCAGATAAATTAATAAATGCTCAGATACAATGGCAAATTTGAGCGTCTATCACGACACATCACGACACATGAACAATGTTTTATGAAGATCGCTCTTTGGAGATTCGTCTAATATACAATTTCGATATGGTTAGGAAGTCTATCCCTCATATTTTTCTTTGCTAgtattttttttttctttttgacgTTTTAGCCCACCTTTgttcaaaaaaaaaaaagaaatatcAATTATTCTACATCTAATTTTTATCCCATATACACCTTATATCCTTCCAAATTAATTTTCATTAGTTGACTTCCGTATTTCTCGGATCACTAACAAAATTATTTTCATCCATTCTTTCATTCGGTTGCGCTGACTCACTCTCTCGTGGTCCCAAATTATTGACCGGAATTCTTGCAAAATCTTGTTCAACATTAACTTGTAAGATGACCCAAAACTATTGACATAAAAAACAAACAGTTTGATTAGTTCCGTAAATATTAAAATAGTAATGAGTTTTTCTATTGTATTATCAAATcaaaaaaatgagagagaataaGATCTTAAACATTAAACAGCGAAGGTAAGAGAAGATAAAATGGAGAGGAAAATAAATTGAACcaataaaaaaaaaacatgaagTAGTTTTTGTTCTTAGTGAAAGAAGATGGGTTATGTGAGTTGTTTAAAGTTTtgataaaaatatatttttattagAATTATATTCTAAATTAATGTTTTTTTTTATCAAAACAAactagttttttttattttaattttaacgGGCTAATCAACCCATGAAAAatatatttgatcaatttttTTCAAGTCTGTTTAGGCTGCACATGTGTTAAAATACAGATAAAATGAATAAGTCTATTTTAAGAACtttaaatatttttgaaaattttgaattgTATAGAAACTAATTAGACTAACTAAATATATCAAATAATTTATATTATCAAAACTTTACTAATAAAAGAATAGAATATAAAAAATACACaatttttttaaagatttttgaaattttttaataACAGATGTGGCCAAAACGTGGCACAGTGTTGAAGTCCATTGTCACCCTTTACATAGTTACATGGCAACTCCATAAACCAAAATAAAGAGCATTTTGGGAAACTAAACAAAGAGAAGATAAAAAGACAGAAGCCAAAGCAAGTTCTCGTAGATATTTCGTTTTCCCACTAAAATTCGTCATACGGTAGGAAGTTGGATCTTCCAGTAAACAAAAGCTCAACCATTCCTTCTTTTCTTATATTGATTGTGTTTTTTTACATAAAAATAAGCAAAGTTATAGTTGATCTTTTGGTAATCTTTTTATTGCAAAAATAAGCAAAGTTATAGttgattttttgtttttaattgatataaaatattttctttatccataaaattacccaaaaatatttttcatatctcttaatgccttatttaatattatttaatttttatttttgtatttatttaatattaatattttattttaattatgtattctaaatggtccattttaacacacttttttcttgattttatttttatgtcttaaaattatttttagcttttgaaGTGTTGGGATGATTGTTTGGATGAAGGTTATGATCAACAAGCGTTGATACCTTTGAAGTGCTTGAGAAGTAGTCCACTTTGCTAGCTATGCTTGATTGAGGTTAtcttgaagtcttgatcttgtATTTGAACTTTGAGGTATTGAACTCCTGAGAATTAGCATATCCACAATATCTTAAGCATAATGAACTTTtcatatcaagtgatcaagggtcttttgatcacttgaattAGGCTTGGGACTTACCACACAATTACAAAGAatttggttgaccaaagtgaCCTTTGGTCAACATTAATCAGAGGGGTTGAAATGAATAGTTGCACTATGTACAATAATAACCTATTGAATTAATCAGCTAGTTAAGAATCCGATAAATCTTATCAAGGCCCTAAACTAAGGGTGCATACATTAGAAATCAAGATTTCTATGCCTAAAGGGCAAAACGGTTATTATgtaaaaaatgaaataattaggaaaatagtttttaaaatcaatatttaattaaaaacTAATCAAGCCCCAATTATCTAATTATGCAAAAAGTCTAATTATATAATTATCCTAATTAAGATCTAAACATATCTTTAATTAAAAATCAACTAAAATTCTAAAAATCTAATTAATATTTATTCTTCAaggaaaattaattaaaattctaattaacCTAACATTCTAAATCTATTAATCCTAAATCTAGTTAATTTCTAATTAAAACTAAatagaaaaaacaaaaaaaagatCAATGGAAATGGGCCTTCTTGGAAAGGGGAGTGCATGCTCGGATGTTGGGTGTATGCTGGTGGTTTTCTAGCCAAACATTTGGGCCTGGGGCTGTGTTGCAGAGTAGAGATTGTGTTGAATCTCGAAGTTGCAGAATGAGGTTGTGTAGAATGAAGCAATTGCAGGAAGAAGGGAGGTTGAAGAATGAAGAAGAAAAATGCAGAAATGAAGACCGAGAAATTGCAAAATGAGAATTTGCAGAATGAAGAATACTCCAATCTGAAGAATGAAGGTGTGTATTTATAGATTTTCTTCCAAATCTGTTAGAAATGTAACTTAAATGTATGTCAAATGCAAATGAAATTTAGGGAGTTATTATTTAGTTAGAAATTCCCAAACTCTGTTAGTGTGGTTTTGATTCTGTGTATGCGAAACTGCATAAGTTATAGTGGACTCCATTTAGATTCTGTTTTCCAGTTAGCACTAGTTTAAAACGGCTTAAATCGTGTTAGCCAAGTGTATTAGGTTGGATTCCTGATGTTAGTGAGCTCAACCAGACACAGTCCATGTCTTCATCTCTTACAACAATGGCAAAACCTAACCATGAAAAAAATGAAACAAATCCATGCTCACACCATCACCAACAACCTCACTCGCTTCTCCTACATCTCCAGCAGAATCTTAGCCTTCTGCTCTTTCTCACCGCGCGGCAATTTTCGCTATGCAGAGACCCTTTTCACCCACATGCCCAATCCCAATCTCTTCGATTACAACTCCATCATCACCTCTTACACAACAAATTCACAATTCCACAAATCACTCTCGGTTTTCACCAAAATGCTCAACACCAACGTTCGCCCCAATTCGAATACTTTCACCGCCCTTGTAAAAGCATGTGTTACACTTTCTTATCTAGAACAAGTCTTTACTCTATCCATGAAAATGGGGAATTCATCTGACGTGTATTTCGTGAGCTCGGTTATCAATGTGTTTTCGAAACACGGAGCAATACACCTTGCTCGTAACGTGTTCGATGAAAGTTCTAACAGAAATGTGGTTTGTTGGACGAGTCTCGTGAGTGGCTATTGCAGTTGCGGGTTGGTTAATGATGCGAGGGAATTGTTTGACGAAATGCCACAGAGAAACGACGCGTCGTATAGTGCTATGGTTTCTGGGTATGTTAAGAACGGTTTTTTCAGTGAGGGAATTGAACTTTTTCGTGAATTGAAGAAGAACAAGGGTTATGCACGTGTGAGACCCAATGGATCACTTTTTGTGAGTGTTCTTAATGCGTGTACCATGGTGGGTGCTTTTGAAGAAGGGAAGTGGATTCATTCTTATGTTGAGGAAAATGGTTTGGAGTATGAACTTGAACTTGGAACTGCTTTGATTGATTTTTACACGAAATGTGGATGGGTAAAGAGTGCAGAGCAAGTGTTTGACAAAATGCCTGTTAAAGATGTTGCTACTTGGAGTGCTATGATTTTGGGTTTAGCTATTAATGGGAATAATCTGATGGCTCTGAAACTGTTTGAAAATATGGAGAAGGTTGGACCAAAACCTAATGAAGTTACTTTCATTGGAGTTCTCACAGCTTGCAATCATAAAAATATGTTGGGTGTAGCGTTGCGGTCATTCGGAATTATGACTGAAAAATATGGCATAACACCATCCATTGAACACTATGGATGTGTGGTTGATGTTTTGGCTCGAAGTGGACAAGTAATAAAGGCCTTAAGTTTCATTAGAAATATGCATATTGAACCTGATGGAGCTATATGGGGGTCTTTGCTTAATGGATGTTTGATGCATGGTTATTTTGAATTGGGACAGACAGTTGGCAAGTATTTGATAGAGTTTGAGCCTCAACATAGTGGTAGGTACGTCCTTCTCGCAAACATGTATGCCAATATGGGTAAGTGGGAAGGTGTTTCTGAGGTAAGAAAAATGATGAAAGACAGGGGAGTGGTGATTGTTTCTGCTTGGAGTTTCATTGAAATTGATCAAACCATCCACAAGTTTGTTGCTGATGATAAGTGTTGTTTGAATTCAGGAGAAATTTATGAAGTCTTAAGTGACTTGGGAAGGAAAGTTGAGGAATTTTCAGGAGACAAGGATGCCCTTtttttcatttgaaatttgaaaGAATATCTTATTTATGGGTTTTGAAAGAATATCTTATAAAAATTTGTACTTTATGGGTTTTGTTAAGGTTTGAAGAAGGAAGCAAGCCAGGTAAGCAATAAACTGCCACTCCTTTCctttttttttggttttgttttgcTATAAAAACGTGTACTTGATATTCTCTGGTTTGTTTATTGCAGAAAGATGTTGTTTTGAGTCTGGTTATCGGGAAAGATCATCTACGGCTGAAGATGATGCCCACAATACGGAGATCATCCTGGCCATTAATCACGCTCTGATCATGCGGTCATGATTCATCCACTACAGTTATGTTTTTGTCTCCTTAGAATCCAAGAACACAACAGTAAGAGCCTATAGAACAGATcatgtttttttgtttttttcaagtaactctggctttggaatctatttatataaaaaaatggTTCTGAGAAGTCTTGTAATCCTTCCAGATTTTGTTACCAAACAAAGCAGCTCTGGACCCACTTTGAGCTTTTCATGGTTGGAAAGATTTTGTAAATATGTTTCTTATTCAGTGCTAGTTAGCAGTAGCAAATTCATTTCTTTAACCAATTTTAACTTGTCATATTGAGATTTTCATTCAAAGTTGCATGCTTTTAAACAACACTTTTCACCTTATAACTCACTTCTGCCTTGGATGGATATAATTTTTATGCAAACTGTTAGGTTGTAGCTCTACTGATGGTGCATATCTAATCAATGATGCTTTAAGTGTATATTGTTTACAAGCAGTTTGATATACTGATGATATCTGCACTTTCAATTCCGATAAATGAATACAAAATCATCTTTATTGACTGGTCTCCTTCCCACAAAATCTGTTACTTTTTATTTAGTGAAGCCATTGTCTTTGTGCTGATTGTTGTCATCTGAACAATATATGTTTTGGGGCAAGATGAAACTAACCCGTCCATGTTATTTTCATGTCAATGTTTGAACGAATATTGTACGACACTGGATCATATAAAGGTGTTAGTTTAGCTTCGGGTGAGGATTTATATAGTTGTCGGCTTATCCTAGACCTGTCCTTCACGATTCTATCAGCGCCGTCTTTGTTCCAAAGACTTTCAAGGATACGCTTTAGATGTTTATTCATTGTAGAGGATATAAAAGGTAGAGGTCTGACTAAAGTTCCACATTGTTTATGCGTAAAAGAAATTAAGCAGCTCAGATATAAAATGAAAGGACCTCTACTTGTGTCAGTTACGGAGCCGTGTGATGATGACATAGCGAACTATTCTTTCGCCTTTTACTAAAGAATACCGTGTCAGCGTCATAATAAGCGGCATACGCTAGTTTTTGGAAGAGTCCTCTTAACTGAGGTCTCTGCAATATTAGTTCAACTTTATGTTTTGTTTTTTGGTATTTCTTACTGTTATTTAGTTCATTTAGGTTTTATTGTGTTTTATTCTATAAAATTATAAGCTTTGTAGTATTATGAAGAAGCATTAACCTCATAGTTGTCCTTATACATTAATTTACACTCTAATGAGAACTCATCTGCAAATGGTGTTATATTTAGTCACATATTGAATCATTGCAATGAACCCATTTGCAAAAGAGATTGCTAATGGTGTTATATTTAGTCACATATTGAATCATTGCGATGAACCCATTTGCAAAAGAGATGACTGATGTTGCATTAAATTTCAAATCCATAGCTCCTCTACCTAGTATTAG includes these proteins:
- the LOC127119995 gene encoding pentatricopeptide repeat-containing protein At5g06540; its protein translation is MLVSSTRHSPCLHLLQQWQNLTMKKMKQIHAHTITNNLTRFSYISSRILAFCSFSPRGNFRYAETLFTHMPNPNLFDYNSIITSYTTNSQFHKSLSVFTKMLNTNVRPNSNTFTALVKACVTLSYLEQVFTLSMKMGNSSDVYFVSSVINVFSKHGAIHLARNVFDESSNRNVVCWTSLVSGYCSCGLVNDARELFDEMPQRNDASYSAMVSGYVKNGFFSEGIELFRELKKNKGYARVRPNGSLFVSVLNACTMVGAFEEGKWIHSYVEENGLEYELELGTALIDFYTKCGWVKSAEQVFDKMPVKDVATWSAMILGLAINGNNLMALKLFENMEKVGPKPNEVTFIGVLTACNHKNMLGVALRSFGIMTEKYGITPSIEHYGCVVDVLARSGQVIKALSFIRNMHIEPDGAIWGSLLNGCLMHGYFELGQTVGKYLIEFEPQHSGRYVLLANMYANMGKWEGVSEVRKMMKDRGVVIVSAWSFIEIDQTIHKFVADDKCCLNSGEIYEVLSDLGRKVEEFSGDKDALFFI